In Takifugu flavidus isolate HTHZ2018 chromosome 1, ASM371156v2, whole genome shotgun sequence, the DNA window TTCAGGAAGGCCTCCTCGTACAATCTGAATTCAGGATCAATCCGGATCTCGTTGTCTTTCAGAACCAAATGCAGCACAAAACCAGGGTGCCTGTAGGCTCCCCCTGACGACTACACGACACAGAGAGACTGAAATGTTAGTTCCCCACTTGAGTCATCCTGCTAAAAGGTGTCGGGGTCTCCTACCGGGGAAATGAGGCTCGTGTAGTCCCTCAGAGAGAACAAGGCAAACTCCTGCAGCTGAGAGGTCATCAGCACAGCCAAAGAGTTGAAGAAAGACTGAAGATTTGTCGGTTCAGACGAGAGCGGCACAAGCAATTTTCTGCTCGCTTCGTAATAGATATCTTGCACATCGAGGAGCCAACTGGGGAGCAAATCAAAGAGACCATAATGTTTCTATATGAGAAAAAAGGCAGAGTGACTGTAAAAATCACGTCATTCCTTTGTTAATTTAATATACATGTAACACTTCTGTGTGTACGGACTCACTTGTTGAGGATTCTCTTGACGCGATCAACACGAAAGGAGACCATCGTCTGAAACACGGAGAGTTCTATGGGGTCTTTTCTGTTGTGGAAGTCCTCCACGTCGATCACACGGAGATCTCTGCGAGCAGATGAGCAGAGCCATAAGGCACAAACATACCTTACAGGGATGTGTACCATCCAGAGCGAACTCTCCAGCTGTAAACATAGAAGCTTTAAACTTATAGATGCACGATGGCTGCTTTTTAAGCCAGAATAGTGCCAAATCAACCCAAATGAAGGGTTTAACAAAATAATGTCAGACTCACTGGTATTTGTCGTACCACAGGCTGAGGGTTTTTTGTGTGACAGGGTTGAAAGCATGAAGGCTCTCCATCAGCTGGGCCTGGGCCTCGATAAAGGCCCCCCTCCAGGGTTTTGGATACACCTGCAGCCTTAAAAAGGCACATTGAAAGATGGCAGATCGGTCAAGAATCGTCAGGAACACACTGAAACGCCATATTTGATTTGGCGAGTTCACCCTGCTTTAAACCTTGCGAAAGAAAGCAGCGACATGGAAAAGATGCACGTTCATTTAACTTACTCCAGTCTATGAGGGGGCAGGTCAATggcttttttctcctcatttatCTTTGAGCATTTGAATGTATATTCCACTGAAATCACATTTGAAGacaaaaaatgcaaatgaatcccAGTGACATCATTTCACAAACACCAAAGACTTTTATGTTAATGGCGGACGCACCACTTGCTCTTTTGACAGCCAGAAAGTACTGATCATTTATCTccctgagcagctgctccagtggTGTGCTCAGTTTTTTCAGGTGTGTGGGAACCATCTGCAGTATGTTCTTCAGTGACGAACGCTCCAGTGGAGCCATGCTTATCAAGTCCAACCCTTTCTCAATAAACTCTTTAAATTGCTGATGGGAATCAATAATAGAACATACtttcaaaactgaaaaaaaatacTATTATACTGGGTTTTTAGTGATATCCCATGGTTTTTGATCATTAGAAGTCTTCCATATGCATCAAAAACTGTTGGAGAGTGAgttgatgtatttatttcttaCAAAACCAAGAGgattatttaacaaaaaaatatgcAGGAACAATTTACTGGTCGAGTGTGTGCTGTCTTTTACCCCATCGTACGGCAGAAAGCCTTCATCCTCCTCGGTGTTTTGgctgaataaaagaaaagcaagcAAAGTTTGCAATTGTTAATCACTACACGGGCTCCACACAACCCCAGGATAGAGGGTAAAACGTAGATAATTACCACAGCTTTTTAACTACAGCATCATAGAGGCTCCTCTGCTTTCTCCTGTAGGGGCTGCTGTGGGATTCTGAGCTCCAGGTCTGGTTCTGGGTCATGTTTCCGCCCTGGTTCATGTTCTGACCTTTCAGTTGGCACAAACAGGCTTAAACATCAACTGCATCATCTCTGGATAGTTAAACGTAATGATTGAGCTGCACCATGGATCAACTAAACACACCTTTCTTAGCGGAGCGAGTGCCTTTTTGCATTATTGCAGGTGGAATAAACAACTTTTTTGCCATATCCAGCCATGGTTGATGCACCTTGCCCTGTACAGCCTGACATAAATCATCCATTAACCTGGTATTAACTTTCAGGATATAAAGTGTTTAAAGCCACTTGTAAAAGATACCAAAAACAGGACAATTTCATAGAGTACCGGTACTTACAGTACACAACTGTGTTTGGGACTGTTTAAAGCACTCAGGAACTTTATCAcacttcttttctttatctgcaCCATATTGTTTTGgcatctgaaaacacaaaaccagCAATTATAACGTGACATCCCTGCATTTTCGCACAGGGACAAAAAGTATTACTCATAACCATACATCCTACTTTTCACACGAAGAAATATCATGATTGATAAACATGTTTTGTGTGCCTTGTATTACATGTGTCATCGATATCGCACCTTGTGATATTTGTTATTTCTTTCCGTTGTTGCACACTGTGGTTGAAACTAATTGATGGCAGTAATATAGATCTCAGTATTAATACAATGTAACAAAGATGTAACACAGTATGTTGCTTTGATTTATAGTGGCTTTGATCTTTTATTTTGCGTAAGTAAAGTCAAACTCTGTGATGGGCCAAGGGTCGAGGCCGGTTCTTGTCCAGGTCGCGAGATGAGAACAGGAAATGTGTATCAGCGTGCATCGTCACGTCCGGTAAATGTAAAGCATGTAGGACACCGAGATATCGCACACAAGAGCATAAAGTTGGTGGTCCTTTTGAAGCCCTTTGAAGCCTTAATCATATTGGTGGATGTGGCTAGTTCGATTTGGTGCCTTGCAAAATTGAAGGTAATCTTTCCTGAAATAGTCAGCTTTCAGTTTACGCCGGAAATAGTTACATTAAATTTACAGTCGAAAATCTCCAGATGGGGAACAACTCATTTAGCAAAGTGTATTTGACATACTATGTGTTAAAGCATGTTTTTGTACATGCAAAACTGAGAATAGGACAAAACATATTTTCAATGTGTGCagaattattataattaaaacAGATACCTGTTGCACTTTGGGTCGCAATAATGCATCCatattcttcttttcctcccttttagaggaagtcatgttttttttttccaaattaagTTTTCATATATCACCATCTGGAACAAGTAAATGCCAGTATTTGGTGTAAATTTAGAAGCTGCTTTTATTCTGTAATGGAAACCGCAAGGATGACTTTTCCTCTGTTGGTGTGCCGTTGCTAAGGCTGTTGCTAAGGAAGTGACCAAACTAGCGACAAAACTATGTTAATGTCTCTCCGACACAAGTCACAAATTAGAATTTTGCTTCCAGTTTCTTGGGCCAGTGAGGTCAAACGCCGATACTTTTTTAACAAACGTGTCAAACTCAAGGCGCGTAATCCGGGCCTTGTACTACAATTCCCATAATGCACCGTTACAAACGCAATATTTGCAACGTCATTCCAGTACTTGAAATACagtattttacttttttttaaaaaaaaagaatgttacATATGTTAATATTATTTGTATTATAAATACAAAGTGTTTCATATTTGCTAAATTGAAAACAAACCTGATTAAATCTGAAATTTACTTAGATTTATTTAGATCTACTGTATGTTAAACACTGTATTTGGCATAAGACTGAAACATACCTCTTGATTTTACGTGCAAAATGGAACTCAGAACATGACATTTATTATAATTTCTTTAATCCAAAATGTTTGGTGTGACAATAGTTAtggatattttaaaatattgccGATAGTATTAATTTGGAATTACAGTTAGCCACTCACAAAGAAAAAGATTTCTAAAGTTCTCGAATTTAAAATTGGTGTTATTCAAATAATTCTGAAATTATACCTCTAAACTGTTCTTTATTGCACTCATTACGCTGTGATGATCCTCATCCATATTTGTGGTAACAGAATCCGTAGTTTCTCATTTCGTTTGCAGCTTTTAATTGTCTCCCACAGAGCTTTATCTTTCATAAATAAATTTGGGCCTCTGCATGTTATATTTATGCAGATAAATATTCAATTGTGCCAGTAAACACTCAATACTCTCTTCTTTACCTTCCTTAATATGTTACATtaaaactatttacataaaAAGAAGCACAAACCCAAAAGCTAAGATATCCACAAAACCCCAACACAATGAATCCAGGGTTTGGAACATTCAGATGGACAGAGCTGATCTTCGAGGTGCAACACAAGAGTCACTGCACACTAGCCAAAGGTCTTCAGTCCGGGCAAGGTCAGCTCAAACcttaaaagaaaagagaactaACATGTTAATTTTTAACTTTGCAGACATGCATTTCTCAGCACGATGACCCAGGCTCCTCGCAGAATAAACCACGTGAGACCAAGACAGAAGGggttagcttagctttagcGTAGAAGAGCAAATATCAGTGTTGAAGGCCTTTTGATTCATCTCTGATTCCCTGAGATTCCCCCTAAGTGACACTGATGACtgatggtgtgaacgtttggctGTTGACCAAAACTAGATCATCTTAATTGGACTCATAGAACTTTAGAGGGTTGCAGTGGTTGGATAAAGTGCGTGTAGCATGAGTTTGAGTCCGTACCATTGCGTGACGCCTTTGGAAACATCCATCTCTGAGAAATCAATCAGTACCTGTGGACAAGAGCAGAGCGCGAAACAATATTTCCTCAtgctgtgctgctgatgctgagccTTATGGAGCCAACGCTGCTCCTACCATGCCGATGTCCTTCCTCTCTCGGCTGTAAAACATCTTGTTGTTTTTCACGGACACGTCCAACTTCCTGGTTTGGACTTCCTGGAGTGAAACATCAAATTCAAACCTGCAAAAGGAAGACTCTGTTAAACACTCTGACCATCAGCGACAGATATTCCCAGTAAAAATGTGCGATGCAGATTAAGCACATCGATCTTACTTCTCGTTGAAGACGGGGTTGACCGTCCTCTTCTTCACATGTGTCTTTTTGCGATGTCTCCAGGACTGATCTGGGAGCAAATAAAGGCGGGCGTACGAGTCCGTGCCGTTCTCGGTGCAGGGGAACAGGTTCCTGAGGAAACAGAGGGACCATAAAGACCTGCGCACATCCTTTTAGGAGCCAAACAGAAAAGAGATTCGCCAGAAACCTGCAGGCATCAACCACGATGATGAGTTTGTTCCTCAGGGTGGCGTAGCGTATCGTCAGGTGGATCTCGCCAAAGGAGCCCTGATGTCTCCTGATGGCCCTAAAACCAGGATTCCACAttttattcagatttattttccttcctgaTGCAGGAAACCTGCAGATCGACAGACTCACTCCGGGTACGGGGCGCCTTCTGAGACATCGAAGCGAGACGAGGCGATGGAGTTCTCCGACAACAGGCTGTGGGAGTCGAACCTGCGCATGGTTGATGCTGAAGAGGCTGTGGGGTAGGTGTCGAGGGCCATCATGGAGCCCCGGTGGGACGCCGCGTACTGTCCATTCAAGCTGTTCTGTGACGGTGTACCTGAGAAGTGAGCGGCCGTGACGGCGTTGGAGGTGGGTAGTGTGGGTGTGGATGTGGCAACAGGGGGAGGGGGTTTAAGGAGCTGGCCCCCTTGGTTGGTCTGTGGGGCCACGTTGGGTTGAGGAGGCTTAGGGTTGACAATCGCCTTGGGCGGAGGTTTTTCCACTGAAAGCACCTGTTTTGTGTTTGAGGAAGATGGAATTAAATAGATTtaagtcttttctttttcttttggatTTAAAAGTTTCATAGTTGCACATTGTTCATGCACTCCCTCACCCTGAGAGTGACTTTCAGCTTGATCTGGCTGTTGGCGCCGGATCGCTCCAGCAGGAACCGCTGGTCCAGAGCCATGTTGGAGATGTTGAGGAGGCGATTCAGCGGCAAGCTCAGCGTCCCAAGCAGTGTTTTCTTCTCGTGCTCTTTGATCTGGAccacaaaaacaataaatccGACTGTTTTAGAGCCCCATAAAACCTGTGGAGACTTTGACGCCAGAAGTCAAATTCAACGCAGTTAAAATGTGAAGGATTTATTGTTTAACATCATATTAAAGGTTACTGTTCtcaataaatatacagtatttattcatttttcactCTTTATACAGCTGTGGTGATATATGACTTCAGCTGCTCAAGAGCCTGAGGTCATTTTAAGATAgattgggttttaaaatgagagGTGAATAAAGGTCAGAATTGTAAATGTAGCACAATCTGTTTTCTATTGTGTGAATGGAATCAGCAGAGACATTCAGGAAACACGAGGTCACCTATTAGCTTTTAAAATCCTGCATCTCTCCTGTAAGTTTTCACTTCTCAGTCTGTCTTTACGGCCTGTAAACTGCACGCCACAGAAGAGCTCTGACTTTTCAGAAACCAGGGCTGCGGTAATCTTTGCAAATAAACGAGGTTGCAGCCACAGTAAAATATCAAAAGGAGCCGCATCGCCAAGCAGACGTCACTTTGTGTTATGCACAATATTAAACAGCGAACCTGAAcgcagagctgctgctttttgacACTGTGCACAAAAAAGGTGAAGCCCTCCTCCCACGCAGGGTCTTTAGATGAATACACCACCTATAAAAGGGAAGACATTTCACTGCAGAGTCTGATAAACACCATATTAGCACGCAGGAAGGTGAGTCATTGGTTATCAGACGCTACCTTGCTTTTCTGAACATCATCATCAACAGAAAGTTCCACATAGCTGTTGGGGGCGGCAGTCCTCTTTGTGAACTGGAAATAAGATGCATCACCGATGGAGGGTTATTTGGTTTACACTATTTAAAATCTCCCAACAGTCTCTGGTTTTCTCCATCTTCACACAACAGCACCATTAAGGACGGATTTCGATACCTTTTGTGAGATATCACATTGTGTACAGGTAAATCTGTCGGCCATTTGTGTCAATATGCTGCATTTTCAGGACCTCAAAGCGTTTATTTTAATATCAATGATCAACAGAAAAAGAACTCTGAGACTTCCAAACATATGCTGGTTGATCAGGGTATCATTTCCATCCTATAATTAAGTCACACAGTGAAACTGaaacatgtatttttttctaaCAGCACGTGAgaatgttaaagttaaagtcacaaaacaaagttttctttgttttcctacctggaaatatataaaaattttattcaattttattttccagCCATTTCAGAAAATCAATGCTGTAGTTTTGCAGAATCACCAGCAGATAGAGCTCTTACACAATAAATGCTGTTTAGGAATCATATTTGAATTAAAACCTATAAAAGATCTTTCATATTATCGGTTGTAGtcattaaatgtatatttttaacaGCCACTACCTTTTTGGGTCATGGAAATTATTCAGTAATATTTCTAACAAGACATATTCATGCATTTTTTCTTTCATACGATGAAAAATTTAAAACAATCCAGTCAAGAGAGATTTTGTACAGGAGGAATATCAGCTGTTAGGGACACACCCACAGAGAACAACAGGCACGCACTGGACAAGCAGGAAATACCAGTTACTCTTATAACAACACACCTGGAAAACGAACAGGAAAAGAAATATGACCCAAGTAAGGCCTCTGAAAGGAGCTAAACAAAGCACAGCCAGTTGTTGTCACGTTACATATGATTGAGCCTAAAATAGGGAGGAAATTTACATGTATTTTAGTTTGTCTCTGGTTTATTTGCCTGCAGGTTTGCAGGTTTTAACTCAACCCCAGCATATAGGGCCTTACATGGGGTCCCTCAGGGTCCCCGAGATTAGATCAACTCCTTGGAGGCACCTGCTGTGGATCAAATCACAAGctttggttctgtgtgtgtgggttgattTTACCTGGCcttctttttgtttcttctgcttGTGGATTTCATCCGGGTCTTTCTGGAAGCACACACAAGACCCCAGATCAGCACATCATCTGCCCGCCTCAGTGGGCCCGCTACGACGTCACCTACCGGCACGTTTGAAGCGCTGTCCAGATAAACCGCCAGCATTGCACAGGCGAGACCGTCTGAAGACTGAAAAACAAGAGGCGACCACATTCTATCACGCAGAAATCATTCCAGTCTTTCAATTTTATGACCTTGGAATGCAGATAAGCATAAAGAGTTGGCGAGTTTGGGGCCAAAGGAACCACATTTGTTTGTTTACGACGCGCGACATTTGTTTAAAGAGTAAAAGGTTCACCTCTGTCAGCAGGCTGGGATCAGCATTGAGGGAAAGCCACTGGAGCTTTAGGTGGACTTCTCCATGGGGGACCCCCTCCAGCTCAAACCACTGCAGCAGGTCACATCAAGAGCATTTCAACAACAACATGAGCCGTTCGCGTGTCTGTGTTCACTGAAATCAAAGCTCACCTTGTCCATTTCCTTCTCCTGCTTCACATCTCCAAAGTCTAGattaaatctaaaatgaaagAGGTTTCCTGAAAACTGAgaaactttttttatttttaaactcacGTCGGTTGTCTCGAGAAAGCCACTTAATGTCTAGATGTTTATGAGCGTCTCAGTAAAAACAGCCAGTGAATACAATCATCAAACTGCAGTTTTTGGATGATATTTGATGGTTTCTAACCGTCCCATGAAGTCATCTTTATCCGTATCCTCGTCATATAGCTCCAACTCCAACTCTTGGGAGGCTTCATGgacaacaaactacacacagaaacagaaaatatattggcttaatgtgtttgtgtttaatttttACTAGAAACAGAAACTTGTAGACCTGCATTAAACCAGTCAAAGACGGCAGCTCTCTACCTCGTACACTTCATTCCACTTGGGGTGCAGATTCTCTTTGATGGTCTTGCTTTTGACATTGCGGTGCCGACTCTGATGGTAGCGTAAGGGTCCGACTTGCCCTTCACTAAACCCATCATGTACGTGTCTTTGGCCACCAGGTCCCTGCCCTCCAGCAAGTGGACCCTGACCACACCCTGCACAGCAGACCAAATCAGCAATTGCCACATTTGGAATCGAGATTTAATTTAAAGAAATCCCTCGAAATTCCAAGAAATATTACGTTCATTTGCAAGATGATCTGTCCGTTAGAAGGACCCAGAATAAACCAGGGTGGAACTTTCAATCCCACTTGGTTCCTGTGTGTTACGTACGCGAGGTAGCGGGAATCTCATCTGGTCCACTTTGACCTGGTCTATGAGGGGCACACACATGCGGTTGGGCAGCACCATGAGAGAGGCGATGATGTCCATGATGGCCTCCTCAGACAAGGAACTGGAGGCAAGACGGAGGGACTTTACCAGGGGTCCAAACGAGGAAAGTTCAGGCGCCTGCCAGGCGGATACACCACCTGAAGGCGGGGGTGTCCAAGAGTTGGTCCTCACACGGTCCAGTTGATTTCTAATTTCTGGGGAAACACAAAAGTTACAGGAACGACTTCCAACGACGGGACGATGACAAGATGGGTCGCTGCTTACTGGGCGGCGAATGAAAAAGAAGGTGACTCCTCCAACGCAGCGGCTCTTCGATGAGAGGCTCCAAGATGACGCGCAGCATCCCCGTCAGCTGCAACGATCGGCACAAACACATGACACATaacacatgcaacacatgcCGAGCACCTACGAGGAGGAGCGGTTTCGTACAACAGGCGCCCACTTTTAAGCCTTTGACTCCAGCTGTGATCGGCTCCTTCACCACGGCGTCGATGTCCACGTCGCCCAGGTAACTGCAGGGGTCAGGACAGCGCAGGGGTCATGCACGGGAACCAGATCTGAGGGGAGAAATGTGTCTTTACCCACCTTATATCCAGGTCCAGAACCACCTCCCGCTGGTCCACTTCGTGCGTGTACGCCTTCATCCCTTTAATCTTCAGCGGCTGAGAGCAGAAACACGGGTGGAAAGAACCATCTTTAGAGCCATCGGACGCGGAAAAGATGGCGTTCATTTCAGCTCCTTGCAGATTCAAACGAACTCACGATGTTTCCAAAGTGGATCTTTGTAAAAGCGAAGGTTTTAAGCGCAGGGCTGGAGAGCCTGACGGCCGGCTGGATGTTCTCCTTCAGGAACTTCTCCATGTACATCCCAAAGAAGGGCCAGGCCTGCTCCAACACCTGGACATTGCAATCAGAGCGGAGCAGTACCACGGTCTCATCAGCATTTATTACAGGTAACACCTCACAGCCCCGAGAACAACAGGGGGTGTCCAAACTAGTCTGTAAATCCTAAAGAGCGGCTCAGATCAGCATTCTCTTGGCTGATCTTCAGGTAGAAAGGGAGCAATCAAACAGGTGAAACCCGCTCCCAGCAGGTAAGTGGATCCAAAACATCCCTTTGTGTCAATATTTACAGTATTAATACAGTTATTCTCACTCTGGTGCCAatacttatttttttaaagatgcaAAAGACATCAGCAATTTTGAATACTGACCTCCAACATAATGTCACCAAACATAGAAAAACGGGTAAATCAGGTCATTACTGTACCTTGTTAACCCAGTCAACCTTCTCCACCTCAGGGAAGTGAACCTGCAGGGGGTCACAAGCATTAAAGGTGAATTTCTGCTCAACACAACCAACACAGCAGCATGTGCAaactgttgagaattgtctttatcttgttatgtgtttcaccatatgtttctgtcttctcttagaagttaggcaaggtagactcattagcaaatgaaataaagaacagagacatttgcaggattgttgtttgttctactgTTATCttaggagccagtcaggcaggagccagtcaggcagggggtgtcaaacactcattgtaaatgcgacatcaggggggttgatgatgatcacatttgcatgaagaatgggagctggccacctgggaaaacaatggaagagaagaactctaccaacaccaagtgggactggaggaagaggacggggacatctcagcgggggatctggattggattgcatggacattgtgaatttgcatgtgtgtgactataaaggactgggcccagggatagttaggttgtcagacttcgtgccctgacgattaactctgttgttgctagggtgatgaactggcccggagctctgtaatatttgtatctggaattggttctattgtcaaatacattttgaaattggtacttttcttctcgaagtcttcattcaacgaacacgcggatcggcagctacatacgggaggtattgcgatccaacaaaaCCCAGAAACCAGCTGAATTAACCAAAGACACTGGGTTGGTGCCCAGAACGATGAGCTAAGTCTTTATCTTTAGATTTCCCtacaaaataaaatggaattacaAATGTCAGCGAGGTATTCTAAAGTTCGGTAAATCGGTCCTCAACCTGTCACGTGGTGCTATAATAATTGTAGCCATGGTAACACGGTGTCGGAGAGCTTGAGCCTTCACGGCAACAGAAATGTCTGCA includes these proteins:
- the LOC130535705 gene encoding dynein axonemal heavy chain 7-like isoform X2 — translated: MTSSKREEKKNMDALLRPKVQQMPKQYGADKEKKCDKVPECFKQSQTQLCTAVQGKVHQPWLDMAKKLFIPPAIMQKGTRSAKKGQNMNQGGNMTQNQTWSSESHSSPYRRKQRSLYDAVVKKLCQNTEEDEGFLPYDGQFKEFIEKGLDLISMAPLERSSLKNILQMVPTHLKKLSTPLEQLLREINDQYFLAVKRASVEYTFKCSKINEEKKAIDLPPHRLELQVYPKPWRGAFIEAQAQLMESLHAFNPVTQKTLSLWYDKYQDLRVIDVEDFHNRKDPIELSVFQTMVSFRVDRVKRILNNWLLDVQDIYYEASRKLLVPLSSEPTNLQSFFNSLAVLMTSQLQEFALFSLRDYTSLISPSSGGAYRHPGFVLHLVLKDNEIRIDPEFRLYEEAFLNVFELILSSAGTVPRVDTFLLPDWTDLDFERNLKPQIQSEVVQAQMEEVREVVSTESIKPRECITDYDKYATLVSGEAEEDVKNFLSRPYTFQEILANIVHYQNLAEQIQYTSAESHKLVNALVERTKDLQQKLTARILQDHQDINKKLCDEFENISRKMIIPSDMQELMELKEFINEVETTEMPVFHQRLLDSNKQLRFLMDSVSLSPSHLQLNAQTNQLFESLPPIFEKHKHIMNTTIEQYQSGMKGASPP
- the LOC130535705 gene encoding dynein axonemal heavy chain 7-like isoform X1, with amino-acid sequence MTSSKREEKKNMDALLRPKVQQMPKQYGADKEKKCDKVPECFKQSQTQLCTAVQGKVHQPWLDMAKKLFIPPAIMQKGTRSAKKGQNMNQGGNMTQNQTWSSESHSSPYRRKQRSLYDAVVKKLCQNTEEDEGFLPYDGQFKEFIEKGLDLISMAPLERSSLKNILQMVPTHLKKLSTPLEQLLREINDQYFLAVKRASVEYTFKCSKINEEKKAIDLPPHRLELQVYPKPWRGAFIEAQAQLMESLHAFNPVTQKTLSLWYDKYQDLRVIDVEDFHNRKDPIELSVFQTMVSFRVDRVKRILNNWLLDVQDIYYEASRKLLVPLSSEPTNLQSFFNSLAVLMTSQLQEFALFSLRDYTSLISPSSGGAYRHPGFVLHLVLKDNEIRIDPEFRLYEEAFLNVFELILSSAGTVPRVDTFLLPDWTDLDFERNLKPQIQSEVVQAQMEEVREVVSTESIKPRECITDYDKYATLVSGEAEEDVKNFLSRPYTFQEILANIVHYQNLAEQIQYTSAEVVQYGMFEVQSHKLVNALVERTKDLQQKLTARILQDHQDINKKLCDEFENISRKMIIPSDMQELMELKEFINEVETTEMPVFHQRLLDSNKQLRFLMDSVSLSPSHLQLNAQTNQLFESLPPIFEKHKHIMNTTIEQYQSGMKGASPP
- the esyt3 gene encoding LOW QUALITY PROTEIN: extended synaptotagmin-3 (The sequence of the model RefSeq protein was modified relative to this genomic sequence to represent the inferred CDS: inserted 1 base in 1 codon; deleted 2 bases in 2 codons), which encodes MAAAGQTDPSEDALLPAGLPTHGGSAEKLSPSAVNRLLMELLMYFGRAAFLLYPVYLSGYLGFSVSWVLLCMVMVTWWKKNRQWKDSRIGTAIEFVDNESQVVHKELRSALQMASWVHFPEVEKVDWVNKVLEQAWPFFGMYMEKFLKENIQPAVRLSSPALKTFAFTKIHFGNIPLKIKGMKAYTHEVDQREVVLDLDISYLGDVDIDAVVKEPITAGVKGLKLTGMLRVILEPLIEEPLVGGVTFFFIRRPKLEINWTCEDQLLDTPAFSSLSEEAIMDIIASLMVLPNRMCVPLIDQVKVDQMRFPLPRGVVRVHLLEGRDLVAKDTYMMGLVKGKSDPYATIRVGXRNVKSKTIKENLHPKWNEVYEFVVHEASQELELELYDEDTDKDDFMGRFNLDFGDVKQEKEMDKWFELEGVPHGEVHLKLQWLSLNADPSLLTESSDGLACAMLAVYLDSASNVPKDPDEIHKQKKQKEGQFTKRTAAPNSYVELSVDDDVQKSKVVYSSKDPAWEEGFTFFVHSVKKQQLCVQIKEHEKKTLLGTLSLPLNRLLNISNMALDQRFLLERSGANSQIKLKVTLRVLSVEKPPPKAIVNPKPPQPNVAPQTNQGGQLLKPPPPVATSTPTLPTSNAVTAAHFSGTPSQNSLNGQYAASHRGSMMALDTYPTASSASTMRRFDSHSLLSENSIASSRFDVSEGAPYPEAIRRHQGSFGEIHLTIRYATLRNKLIIVVDACRNLFPCTENGTDSYARLYLLPDQSWRHRKKTHVKKRTVNPVFNEKFEFDVSLQEVQTRKLDVSVKNNKMFYSRERKDIGMVLIDFSEMDVSKGVTQWFELTLPGLKTFG